The Salvelinus sp. IW2-2015 unplaced genomic scaffold, ASM291031v2 Un_scaffold2563, whole genome shotgun sequence genome has a window encoding:
- the LOC111964609 gene encoding taste receptor type 1 member 3-like, with translation MRFAIEEINNSTLLLPGVSLGYEIFDYCSDLLSYGAALDFLTQKRRGAIPVWNGTNYRPKVISVTGPFGSSQTISVAPLYMSEMIPMVTHGASSVKLSSKNRFPSFFRTIPSDKYQVESIVRILQQFNWNWVAFIGGDNDYSRDALAVFQDEIRPANICLAYQDTIPQNQSLIGRLFNNIAMFNVQVIXVFANVEFVIPFIQKAIDLRVKEKIWIASETWSMNQELIKKSQIERIGTVXGVTVQRHKDLRGFDEFINNTVKSRHENACTDMDLKERCGQICSDCNSTSAQTIIGEDPTYSFVIYSAVYAVAHALHNALRXGTRNCANSEIIAYPYMVTELHLLQHEALWSQRH, from the exons ATGAGGTTTGCTATTGAAGAGATCAACAACTCCACATTGCTGTTGCCTGGTGTCAGCCTGGGCTATGAGATTTTTGACTACTGCTCAGACTTGCTCAGTTATGGGGCTGCTCTGGACTTTCTGACCCAAAAGAGAAGAGGAGCCATCCCCGTGTGGAACGGTACAAACTACAGACCTAAAGTCATCTCAGTCACTGGCCCGTTTGGAAGCAGCCAAACCATCAGTGTTGCCCCTCTGTACATGTCTGAGATGATTCCAATG GTGACTCATGGGGCATCAAGTGTCAAACTGAGCTCCAAAAACAGATTTCCCTCCTTTTTCCGAACCATTCCCAGTGACAAATATCAGGTGGAGTCTATAGTCCGTATACTCCAACAGTTTAACTGGAACTGGGTGGCTTTCATCGGTGGTGACAATGACTACAGCAGAGACGCCTTGGCAGTTTTTCAGGATGAGATTAGACCAGCTAACATCTGTTTGGCGTACCAAGACACCATTCCCCAAAACCAATCCTTAATAGGGCGTCTATTCAACAACATAGCCATGTTCAATGTCCAGGTTATTSTAGTCTTTGCCAATGTGGAGTTTGTCATTCCTTTCATCCAAAAGGCCATAGATCTCAGAGTGAAGGAGAAGATATGGATCGCTAGTGAGACATGGTCCATGAACCAAGAGTTGATCAAGAAGAGTCAGATTGAGAGGATAGGGACGGTCTTMGGTGTCACTGTACAGAGGCACAAGGACCTGAGAGGATTTGATGAGTTCATTAACAACACAGTAAAATCCAGACATGAGAATGCATGCACTGACATGGACTTGAAGGAAAGATGTGGTCAGATTTGCTCTGACTGCAACTCCACCAGTGCCCAGACAATTATTGGAGAGGACCCGACATACAGCTTTGTCATCTACTCTGCAGTGTATGCTGTGGCTCATGCACTCCACAATGCTTTGCGGTKTGGGACACGGAACTGTGCCAACTCAGAAATCATTGCTTATCCTTACATGGTAACTGAGCTGCATCTCCTTCAACATGAAGCCTTATG GTCACAGAGGCACTAA
- the LOC112074292 gene encoding taste receptor type 1 member 1-like: MQAPVLQCSSECKSGSRRVQTGFHTCCFECEICADGKYINHTADPYSCIACQKDEWARIGSTSCTKRSIEYLHSDAPLAIFLMFQASSIILISMAILVLFLYKNDTPVVKSAGGRLCFFMLCCLSMSSSSVFLYIGKPTEAICTLRNSVFIVFYVACLSCLAVRSFQIVCIFKMAAKLPKAYDFWVKHGGQWITIITTTVIMLFLCILWIAIEGPRPNQITLYSEVILDCTYGVIPIFYVIVLFAALLGIACFSFAYMGTDLPKNYNEGKSITFSLLIFFISWVISLTVHLSTKGKHTLSVNPCSVLCSLYGILFGYFFPKCYIIIVTPEHNTAAYFQTAIQSYTRQPR, translated from the exons ATGCAA GCTCCAGTTCTGCAGTGTTCTAGTGAGTGTAAATCTGGCTCCAGAAGAGTTCAAACTGGCTTCCACACCTGCTGTTTTGAGTGTGAGATCTGCGCTGATGGAAAGTACATCAACCACACAG CCGATCCCTACAGCTGCATAGCATGCCAAAAGGATGAGTGGGCCAGGATTGGCAGTACCTCATGCACTAAGCGCTCTATAGAGTATCTGCATTCTGATGCTCCGTTGGCTATTTTTCTGATGTTCCAGGCCAGCTCCATCATCCTCATCTCAATGGCCATCTTGGTTCTGTTCCTTTATAAGAATGACACCCCTGTAGTAAAGTCAGCCGGTGGGAGGCTCTGCTtcttcatgttgtgttgcttgtcCATGTCCTCCTCCAGCGTCTTCCTCTACATTGGCAAACCCACAGAGGCCATCTGCACCTTACGCAATTCTGTGTTTATAGTCTTCTATGTGGCATGCCTGTCCTGTCTCGCTGTTCGCTCCTTCCAGATTGTCTGTATCTTCAAAATGGCCGCCAAACTGCCCAAAGCTTATGATTTCTGGGTCAAGCATGGTGGTCAGTGGATCACTATTATCACAACCACTGTCATAATGCTGTTTCTGTGCATTTTGTGGATAGCCATTGAAGGACCCAGGCCCAATCAGATAACATTGTATAGCGAGGTAATTTTGGATTGCACATATGGAGTCATCCCCATCTTTTATGTGATAGTACTGTTCGCCGCTTTGCTGGGTATTGCATGCTTTAGTTTTGCCTACATGGGAACTGACCTGCCCAAAAACTACAACGAAGGTAAATCTATCACTTTCAGCTTGCTTATCTTCTTCATCTCTTGGGTCATCTCTCTGACGGTGCACCTGTCTACCAAAGGAAAGCACACACTCTCCGTCAATCCTTGCTCTGTGCTGTGCAGTCTGTATGGTATACTCTTTGGTTACTTCTTCCCTAAATGCTATATCATTATCGTTACACCTGAGCATAATACAGCAGCCTATTTTCAAACTGCAATCCAGAGTTACACACGTCAACCTAGATAA